The DNA window GGCCATCTTTGATGGAGAGCCCTGTGCAGTCGGCCGTTAGTCCACACCCCAGCCTTGCGTAGAGCAAGGACATGGTGCTTCTGCCGCGGGTGGTCGCCGACGCGATGAACACATGGGGTCCAAAATCCTGGATCATGTCCGCCAGTGTGCTCGCGCAAGCGTCGACAAGACCGTGTTTCAGCCCCGGTTCGTCCGCTAGGTAGACTTTATCCGCTCCGTGCTGGAAGAGGGGCGAAACGTCTGGCAGATTTTCGCCCAGAACCACGCTGGCGAGAGGAACGCCCAGAGCGTCCGCGACGCTCCGTCCCCACGCGAGCAGCTCGTAAGAGACGGGGTGAATCTTGCCATCCCGAAGTTCCGCCAATGTCCAAACTTCGCCCTTGCCGTCCGCCATCATCGACGCGCCTCCTTCGCTCCGCTTGGGGAGAGCCCCGGTGTCCCGATCGCTCCCATATCCGCCAAAAATCGTGTAAACTCCCCTATAGCACCATCAAAGTCACTGGCTACGGACACTTTGCGTCCTTTGCGCGTCACTTGGGGATAACCGACCTTGACGACCTTCGTCGGCGACCCCGCGAGTCCCACGTGCTCTCGGGACAGCCCTAGATCTTCGAAGGAGAGCGTTCGGATCGTTGCCCTCTTACCCCTCAGCTTCCCTCCCAAAGTACACAGCCGCGGCACGTTGATTTCCTTGACCACAACGGCAAGAGCGGGAAGGGGAGCCGAAAGGCGCTCGTGTCCGCCCTCCACCGCGCGCTGGACAAGAACGCCATCATCCTGAAACTCCAGCTTGCTGACGTAGGTCAAAACCGAGATTCCAAGAAGCGACCCCACGGCCGGGCCAACCTGCCCCGTTTCCCCGTCCGTAGCGCGCTCGCCCGCCAAAATCAGGTCGAAGCCACCCAGTTTACGCAAAGTCTCGGTCAGAATGCCAGCGGTTGCCAACGTGTCGGAGCCGGCAAAGGCCCGATCTGTCACTACGACGCCCTCGTCGCAACCCATGGCGATGGCGTAGCGCGCGGCCTTCACGGCGGCGGGGGGCCCCATAGTGACCACGGTCACGCGCGCGGAGAGCTTTTCTTTGATTCGCACGGCCTCTTCAATGGCGTGCAGATCCAAGGGGTTGACCTCCACCTCCAGTCCCTCGCGCGCCATAACCCCCGTCTCCGGGTTGATTTTGACGTGTTCCGTCGCGGGGACCTGCTTGATCAACACAGCAATTTTCAAGGTTTTTCCCAACTCCAAAAATGACACCTCCAATTGGTATTGATGTTCAAAAAATGTAACGCTACACTTCCGGGGCAGGGCTCGTCGCGAGGGCCTCCACGGTGGAGCGCCTTTTGCGGATCATTGCCGTCAAAAGAATCGGGATGACCACGAGCGGCGTCGAGAGGACTCCCACCCAGGCATAACCCTGCGCGATCAGGGGAATCAGGCCGAAGCTCGCGACGTACCAGGAAATCGCGACGTACACCGCTGAGGAGATGACGTCCACTTTACGCGAACTCGTCACCCCAGCGCGTTTCATCCACCAGGTCGAGATACGCCGGGCTCCACCGTAGATCAAACCGACTCCCGTCGAGACGACGGCCAGCAGCATAACCATGGAGAAAAGAGCCATCCCGACGCTGCCGCCCCCACCGTGTTGAGTGATGTACGTGATAGGGAGGGGGATCTCCGCTTTGTTCAGAATAGTGGGGTAATGGCTCAACGCGCCCGTGGAGGCCAGAACCAGCACACCCGCGTTGACGACGAAGCCGATGAGGGTCGCCTTCTTCACATCCTTCTGAGTACTCAGGGAGTCGGCCACGGCGGTATAGGCCCCGATCAGGGAGCATTGCAGCCCGGCGTACTTGACGC is part of the Synergistaceae bacterium genome and encodes:
- a CDS encoding electron transfer flavoprotein subunit beta/FixA family protein, giving the protein MELGKTLKIAVLIKQVPATEHVKINPETGVMAREGLEVEVNPLDLHAIEEAVRIKEKLSARVTVVTMGPPAAVKAARYAIAMGCDEGVVVTDRAFAGSDTLATAGILTETLRKLGGFDLILAGERATDGETGQVGPAVGSLLGISVLTYVSKLEFQDDGVLVQRAVEGGHERLSAPLPALAVVVKEINVPRLCTLGGKLRGKRATIRTLSFEDLGLSREHVGLAGSPTKVVKVGYPQVTRKGRKVSVASDFDGAIGEFTRFLADMGAIGTPGLSPSGAKEARR